The Bufo gargarizans isolate SCDJY-AF-19 unplaced genomic scaffold, ASM1485885v1 original_scaffold_1624_pilon, whole genome shotgun sequence genome window below encodes:
- the SSR2 gene encoding translocon-associated protein subunit beta codes for MKTLFVALLALLAVVHCEDGARLLASKTLLNRYAVEGKDLTLQYNIYNVGSNAALDVELSDDSFPPEDFGIVSGMLNVKWDRIAPASNVSHTVVLRPLKAGYFNFTSATITYLAQEGSQVVVGYTSAPGQGGILAQREFDRRFSPHFLDWAAFGMMTLPSVGIPLLLWYSSKRKYDTPKPKKN; via the exons ATGAAGACGTTATTCGTTGCGCTGCTCGCCCTCCTGGCAGTCGTCCATTGTGAGGACGGGGCTCGCTTGTTGGCGTCTAAGACCCTGCTGAACAGATACGCCGTGGAGGGGAAGGACCTGACGCTGCAGTATAACATCTACAACGTGGGCTCCAA CGCCGCCCTGGATGTGGAGCTCTCCGATGATTCCTTCCCTCCAGAGGACTTTGGGATTGTCTCCGGAATGCTGAATGTGAAATGGGACCGAATCGCCCC AGCCAGCAACGTCTCGCACACTGTGGTCCTGCGCCCCCTGAAGGCCGGGTACTTCAACTTCACCTCCGCCACCATCACTTACCTGGCTCAGGAGGGCTCACAGGTTGTG GTTGGGTACACCAGCGCCCCCGGACAAGGAGGCATCCTTGCTCAGCGAGAGTTTGACCGGCGATTCTCCCCTCATTTT CTGGACTGGGCGGCCTTCGGAATGATGACTCTGCCCTCCGTCggcatccccctcctcctgtggTACTCAAGCAAGAGAAAATACGACACGCCCAAACCCAAGAAGAACTGA